Proteins encoded together in one Bacteroidota bacterium window:
- a CDS encoding TonB-dependent receptor: MNIDRLLKKIVFPLFFIMFCSNIILAQNAPEKSRKAKISGKIIDDANNPLSYVNITLYRDKDSVLVTGALSDAEGKFQLNNLNFGKYTLKFSYMGFKTKVFKGVTLSSEKPMLVWNTVQLQENAKVLSEVQVVAEKPGVQYKLDKKIVNIEQNLVSAGGTALDVMRNVPSISVDVDGNVSLRGNSNVNILIDGRPSGSTGESLSSVLDQIPASSIENIEIITNPSAKYDPEGTGGIINIILKKEKRNGLNGMISLNAGTRDKYTGTATMNYRINKFNFYGTYDARAFHATGTGHNDRTLFYKNSEGAVDSTNSLIQDGNMVMNFKMQDFKIGSDYFINGKNTLGFYFMRRDGHPNRNMNIINSMYDNDGNLYNNYQRLTWDKSHFGGNDYVLNYRKTFDKKDQEFTADFNYSRTGFSDDQNFNQNNLLAPNSDTSVEKQFSNRNNHSNRGSVELNYVQPLGSGRLEAGYKLNYRQNESDYKMYDIVNSDTIFDSNVSNHFKYNEQIHSLFATYGNTLGKLQYQLGSRLEQAFTSSQQKTTDQNYSHNYLSFFPSVHLNYKKSEKEQFQLSYSRRINRPRIWNINPFTDYSDPKNLRRGNPQLNPEYINSYEVGYSRFWKNFSVNSDIFYHQTLNMMTSIKTALNADTTLSTFQNLSSEDSYGGELILQNTITKWWNVNTSFTFFRTILHGVPNSASSNQNYSWSGKLNSNMTLMKNLSLQIIGSYDAPVVTAQGKNLAVYGVDLGLRKDIFKSKAYLTARVSDIFNTRKFESRTYSTSFNETSWQRRESQIFFIGLTFKINGGMKTKNKDDKQQQNNEDLINSGEGGNME; encoded by the coding sequence ATGAATATTGATCGTTTATTGAAAAAGATTGTGTTTCCGTTGTTTTTCATCATGTTTTGCAGCAATATCATCTTGGCGCAAAATGCACCGGAAAAAAGTAGAAAAGCCAAAATATCCGGCAAAATTATAGATGATGCAAATAATCCTTTGTCCTATGTCAATATTACTCTTTACAGGGATAAGGATTCTGTTTTGGTGACCGGGGCCCTTTCAGATGCAGAGGGGAAATTTCAATTGAATAATTTGAATTTTGGAAAATATACTTTGAAATTCAGTTATATGGGATTCAAAACCAAGGTTTTTAAAGGAGTAACGCTCAGTTCGGAGAAACCTATGCTGGTTTGGAATACTGTCCAGCTACAGGAAAATGCCAAAGTGCTTTCTGAAGTTCAGGTTGTCGCTGAAAAGCCCGGTGTTCAATATAAACTGGATAAGAAAATTGTAAACATTGAACAAAACCTGGTCAGTGCCGGAGGAACGGCCCTTGACGTGATGAGGAATGTACCTTCCATTTCGGTTGATGTGGATGGGAATGTAAGTTTGCGCGGCAATTCAAATGTGAATATCCTGATAGACGGAAGACCTTCAGGGTCAACCGGTGAAAGCCTCTCTTCTGTTCTTGACCAGATTCCGGCCAGCTCCATTGAAAATATCGAAATCATTACCAATCCCTCTGCAAAATATGATCCTGAGGGTACCGGAGGTATTATCAATATCATTCTCAAAAAAGAAAAAAGGAATGGACTAAATGGCATGATTTCTTTAAACGCTGGGACCAGGGATAAATATACCGGTACCGCGACCATGAATTACAGGATTAATAAATTTAATTTCTATGGGACTTACGATGCAAGGGCTTTCCATGCTACCGGTACGGGGCATAACGACCGTACACTGTTTTATAAAAATTCGGAAGGCGCTGTCGATTCTACCAATTCGCTTATACAGGACGGCAATATGGTAATGAATTTTAAAATGCAGGATTTTAAAATCGGTTCAGATTATTTTATTAACGGTAAAAATACCCTGGGTTTTTATTTTATGAGAAGGGACGGTCATCCCAACCGGAACATGAATATCATCAATTCGATGTATGATAATGACGGCAATTTATACAACAATTATCAACGGTTGACATGGGATAAAAGCCATTTCGGCGGCAACGATTATGTTTTAAATTATCGTAAGACGTTTGACAAGAAAGATCAGGAATTTACTGCTGATTTTAATTATTCGCGTACGGGATTTTCTGATGATCAGAATTTTAACCAAAACAATCTTTTAGCGCCTAATTCTGATACGTCTGTTGAAAAGCAATTTTCAAACCGGAATAATCATTCAAACCGGGGAAGTGTGGAACTTAATTATGTTCAACCCCTTGGAAGCGGCAGATTAGAGGCTGGTTACAAACTGAATTATCGCCAGAATGAATCTGACTATAAGATGTACGACATTGTTAATTCCGATACTATATTTGATTCCAATGTAAGCAACCATTTTAAATATAACGAACAGATCCATAGCTTGTTTGCTACCTACGGGAATACATTAGGCAAATTACAATATCAACTTGGAAGCCGTTTGGAACAGGCTTTTACTTCTTCACAACAGAAAACGACGGATCAGAACTACTCGCACAATTACCTGAGTTTTTTCCCGAGTGTTCACTTAAATTATAAGAAATCAGAAAAGGAACAGTTCCAGCTGAGTTACAGCCGCAGAATTAACCGGCCGCGTATTTGGAATATCAATCCTTTTACGGATTATTCGGACCCGAAAAATTTGAGGCGGGGTAATCCTCAACTGAACCCGGAATATATCAATTCCTATGAAGTTGGTTATTCAAGGTTTTGGAAGAATTTCTCGGTTAATTCCGATATCTTTTATCACCAGACTTTGAATATGATGACTTCTATCAAGACTGCCTTGAATGCTGATACTACCCTGTCCACTTTCCAGAATCTCTCCAGTGAGGATTCTTATGGTGGTGAACTGATCCTGCAAAATACCATTACCAAATGGTGGAATGTCAATACCAGTTTTACCTTCTTCAGAACAATTCTGCACGGCGTGCCCAACAGTGCATCTTCAAATCAGAATTACAGCTGGTCAGGCAAGCTTAATTCCAATATGACCCTTATGAAAAATCTCAGCCTGCAGATTATTGGCAGTTATGATGCGCCCGTAGTTACAGCACAGGGGAAGAACCTGGCCGTTTATGGAGTTGATTTGGGATTGCGTAAGGATATTTTTAAAAGTAAAGCTTATCTGACTGCCCGGGTCAGCGATATTTTCAATACAAGAAAATTTGAAAGCAGGACATATTCAACCAGTTTCAACGAAACCAGCTGGCAACGCCGTGAATCACAAATATTCTTTATCGG
- a CDS encoding porin encodes MRNSFLIAVMILLSITSLQAQTNNDLLNVLTRNQVISQKQADSLRNEANKNAEQKNGIKSVLNNTNKALQITGFTQFRYQELDQAGKKDGFDLRRARVVFKGDVLKNWSYFVQFDMACSPRLLDAYANLKLSDALMFTFGQFKVPLSRESLISSGKLETLDCSQVVEALVARPGDVIGNQLGYDQGVKVSGDLFKLNDRHLLEYQLAVVNGAGINVTGDNNESKDLAGRMIVHAVKGLDLGGSFYKGLDNWNSTVNNVAVSNIARKRDRIGFDLYYTLGGASLQSEYLKGWDGNIIRSGYYVQAAYFVMPGKLQLLAKYDSYDPNKDVSKDKSNWYILGANYNLGPNSRLQVAYNIKTEEGTEIHNNMAAVQLQIGF; translated from the coding sequence ATGAGAAATTCTTTTTTAATTGCTGTAATGATATTGTTGTCAATTACTTCGTTACAGGCACAGACGAACAATGACTTATTAAATGTATTGACCAGAAATCAGGTCATATCCCAGAAACAGGCAGATTCACTTCGAAATGAGGCGAATAAAAATGCGGAGCAAAAAAATGGAATTAAGTCAGTTTTAAATAATACTAACAAAGCTTTACAAATTACTGGATTTACTCAATTCCGTTATCAGGAATTAGACCAGGCAGGGAAGAAAGATGGTTTTGACCTTCGGAGAGCCCGTGTTGTTTTTAAAGGAGATGTTTTAAAAAACTGGAGCTATTTTGTTCAGTTTGATATGGCATGTTCTCCCCGTTTGCTTGATGCATATGCCAATTTAAAACTGTCGGATGCTTTGATGTTTACCTTTGGACAATTTAAGGTTCCTTTATCCCGTGAAAGTCTTATTTCTTCAGGTAAGTTGGAAACCCTTGACTGTTCACAGGTTGTGGAAGCGCTGGTCGCCAGGCCTGGAGATGTAATTGGCAATCAATTGGGATACGACCAGGGGGTAAAGGTGAGCGGTGATTTGTTCAAACTAAATGACCGGCACTTACTTGAATATCAATTGGCTGTAGTAAATGGAGCAGGTATAAATGTTACGGGCGATAATAATGAATCTAAAGATTTGGCTGGAAGGATGATCGTTCATGCCGTCAAAGGACTTGATTTAGGCGGTTCCTTCTACAAAGGGCTTGACAATTGGAATTCTACAGTCAACAATGTTGCTGTCAGCAATATCGCCAGAAAACGCGACAGGATTGGTTTCGACCTTTATTATACTTTGGGCGGTGCTTCCCTGCAAAGTGAATATTTGAAAGGATGGGATGGAAATATCATCAGGTCCGGCTATTATGTTCAGGCTGCTTATTTTGTGATGCCCGGCAAATTGCAATTGCTTGCAAAATATGATTCTTACGATCCTAATAAGGATGTATCCAAGGATAAATCGAATTGGTACATTTTAGGAGCAAATTATAATTTGGGGCCAAATTCAAGATTGCAGGTTGCCTATAATATAAAAACTGAAGAAGGTACTGAAATTCATAACAATATGGCTGCAGTTCAGCTCCAGATAGGTTTTTAA